In Candidatus Omnitrophota bacterium, a single genomic region encodes these proteins:
- a CDS encoding MFS transporter, translated as MFSSLRVRNFQLYWVGMFISLIGSWIQITAQSWLVFELTKSAFLLGLVSFLNLIPVFFLSLFGGVLADRINKRNILIITQNAFMILAFILGYMTQAEIITPKLIMIIALLNGIVMAFDAPSRQAMVVELVGKSHLMNAVALNSLAFNSSRIIGPALAAILVAGIGMYGCFYINGFSFIAVIAALMMIKNGKPDKINTGNSLLKDIKEALYYIKDNRIMLILVAIVGVISLFGVSYVILMPVFARNVLGSGVKEFGKLMSAIGAGAILSTLLLAKLGDFKNKGKFLLFSLVMFSVSLILLSFTRQHLLAIAVLVFLGWGAVSATAIINTLLQDMVSDRLRGRVMSIFMFTFAGMMPFGNLVTGYLASVWDVSNAILFSGIICLVFSVYAGIFFPKLRSL; from the coding sequence ATGTTTTCATCGTTAAGGGTAAGAAATTTTCAATTATACTGGGTGGGCATGTTTATATCGCTTATAGGCAGCTGGATCCAGATAACTGCGCAGAGCTGGCTTGTATTTGAATTGACTAAATCCGCGTTTCTGTTGGGCCTGGTGAGTTTCCTGAACCTTATACCGGTATTTTTCCTTTCTTTGTTCGGCGGCGTGTTGGCAGACAGAATAAATAAGCGCAACATCCTGATTATCACGCAGAATGCCTTTATGATATTAGCTTTTATATTAGGCTATATGACCCAGGCAGAGATAATCACGCCAAAACTTATAATGATAATTGCTCTGTTGAATGGTATTGTAATGGCTTTTGATGCCCCCAGCAGGCAGGCCATGGTGGTAGAGTTAGTCGGTAAAAGTCATCTTATGAATGCCGTGGCGCTCAATTCGCTTGCTTTTAATTCCAGCAGGATAATCGGGCCCGCACTGGCAGCAATCTTAGTGGCAGGCATAGGCATGTACGGGTGTTTCTATATTAATGGATTCAGTTTTATTGCTGTTATAGCAGCGCTTATGATGATAAAAAACGGCAAGCCGGATAAAATAAATACGGGTAATTCATTGCTTAAGGATATAAAAGAGGCGCTATATTATATAAAAGACAACAGGATTATGCTGATTTTGGTGGCGATCGTAGGCGTGATCAGTTTATTCGGGGTATCTTATGTTATTCTTATGCCAGTTTTTGCGCGCAATGTTTTAGGCTCGGGTGTAAAAGAATTCGGTAAACTTATGTCTGCGATAGGAGCTGGGGCTATTTTATCTACGCTACTTTTAGCTAAACTCGGGGATTTTAAAAATAAAGGCAAATTCCTGCTGTTCTCTTTGGTTATGTTTTCAGTTTCACTGATCTTGCTTTCGTTTACACGCCAGCATCTATTAGCTATAGCAGTGCTTGTTTTTCTGGGCTGGGGCGCGGTATCGGCTACAGCGATAATAAACACGCTGTTACAAGATATGGTTTCTGACAGATTAAGGGGCAGGGTAATGAGCATATTTATGTTTACTTTTGCGGGGATGATGCCATTTGGAAACTTAGTAACAGGGTATTTAGCTTCTGTCTGGGATGTCAGCAATGCGATTTTGTTCAGCGGTATCATTTGCCTGGTTTTTTCTGTTTATGCCGGTATTTTCTTCCCCAAGTTAAGAAGTTTGTGA
- a CDS encoding peptidoglycan-binding protein, with product MRNIFILVMVLFLILPLAGCGKKNPADEAQEAISIEELGDIAMQENATKVNPTVATAEPVKEAVPLTSTTAVNPGITKLEPLPPPGPYRPSIQQIQTALQAAGFYKGAIDGKSGPMTKKAIKDFQAANNLQVDGKVGPKTWAVLANYLKSPQS from the coding sequence ATGAGGAATATTTTTATCTTGGTTATGGTTTTGTTTCTTATTTTGCCTTTGGCCGGCTGCGGCAAGAAGAATCCGGCTGATGAGGCGCAGGAAGCGATCAGTATTGAAGAGCTCGGAGATATAGCTATGCAGGAAAATGCAACAAAGGTCAATCCTACAGTTGCAACTGCCGAGCCGGTTAAGGAGGCAGTTCCCCTAACCAGTACCACAGCCGTTAACCCCGGAATTACTAAATTAGAGCCATTGCCGCCACCTGGCCCATATAGGCCGTCGATTCAGCAGATACAGACAGCCTTACAGGCAGCGGGTTTCTATAAGGGTGCTATAGATGGTAAATCCGGCCCGATGACTAAAAAAGCTATCAAGGATTTCCAGGCTGCGAATAACCTGCAGGTAGACGGAAAAGTCGGCCCAAAAACCTGGGCAGTTTTAGCCAACTATTTGAAAAGCCCTCAGAGCTGA
- a CDS encoding glycoside hydrolase family 1 protein, with translation MIEFPGGFLWGAATSAYQVEGNNIHSDWWQWEKSGKLKFQSGKACLHYELYKEDFNLAKSLHHNAHRISIEWSRIEPAIGQFNEKEIDHYKQVILELRRNNIEPIVTLHHFTNPAWFTESGGWLDKKCTSHFIKYVEKLLYAFGDKVKYWITINEPFIYSYYSYIEGTWPPQVKSFSKAKKVLNNLALTHIKTYRLIHEYYKANRLGLPLVSIAKNMQAFMPCIPSLKNILAAYLRDRIYNHNMLAYFCRKRTLDFIGVNYYSRSLVEVGGLSLKNILLDTCQNSHSKLLKNSLGWDIYPEGLFKILCGLKCFGLPVLITENGICTEDDNLRWSFIHDHLYNINLAVRQGVKVMGYIYWSLIDNFEWDKGFGPRFGLVEVDYATLKRKVRESAYKYSQVCKTNKLD, from the coding sequence ATGATTGAATTTCCCGGAGGTTTCTTATGGGGTGCAGCAACTTCTGCTTACCAGGTCGAAGGAAATAATATACATAGTGACTGGTGGCAATGGGAGAAATCCGGAAAACTGAAATTCCAATCTGGCAAGGCCTGCCTTCACTATGAACTTTATAAGGAAGATTTTAATTTAGCTAAATCACTTCACCATAACGCCCACCGCATTTCAATAGAATGGTCGCGTATAGAACCAGCAATAGGCCAGTTTAATGAAAAAGAAATCGACCATTATAAACAGGTAATCCTGGAATTAAGGCGCAATAATATAGAGCCAATAGTCACTCTGCACCATTTTACCAATCCTGCCTGGTTTACAGAATCCGGAGGCTGGCTGGATAAAAAATGCACCTCCCATTTTATAAAATATGTTGAGAAACTACTTTACGCATTTGGGGACAAAGTCAAATACTGGATTACAATAAATGAACCATTTATTTACTCTTACTATTCATATATCGAGGGAACTTGGCCGCCGCAGGTAAAGTCGTTTAGCAAGGCAAAAAAGGTACTTAATAATCTGGCTTTAACCCATATAAAGACCTATAGGCTTATCCACGAGTATTATAAAGCAAACCGCCTTGGTTTGCCTCTGGTCAGCATAGCAAAGAATATGCAGGCATTTATGCCTTGTATCCCAAGCCTGAAAAATATATTAGCCGCCTATTTGAGAGATAGGATTTATAATCACAATATGCTTGCCTATTTTTGCCGGAAAAGAACCCTTGATTTTATAGGCGTAAATTATTACTCCAGGAGTCTGGTTGAGGTAGGCGGCTTGAGTTTGAAAAACATACTTCTGGATACCTGCCAGAATAGCCATAGTAAACTTTTGAAAAATTCCCTGGGCTGGGACATATACCCTGAGGGGCTCTTCAAAATTCTCTGCGGTCTGAAATGTTTCGGGTTACCGGTATTAATTACCGAAAACGGGATCTGCACAGAAGACGATAACCTGAGGTGGAGCTTTATCCACGACCACTTGTATAATATCAATCTGGCCGTTAGACAGGGTGTCAAAGTCATGGGTTATATTTACTGGTCGCTAATTGACAATTTTGAATGGGATAAGGGCTTTGGCCCGAGATTTGGGCTTGTAGAGGTAGATTATGCTACATTAAAGCGTAAAGTCAGAGAAAGCGCTTATAAGTATTCACAGGTGTGCAAAACCAACAAGCTTGATTGA
- a CDS encoding NAD(P)H-hydrate epimerase — MERNSRGFWSAYEAKLFDKKVNARIGIPVLLLMENAGSAVAYHALRMLGKRKKVVIFCGKGNNGGDGLVAGRHLVSMGVKPDIFMLGGSHNLKSASLVNFLILKKLGQKISELNSNSISRLKKTISSYDLIIDAIFGVGLRNEVGGLYADVIGLINSSGCSVLSVDLPSGMNADTGMAMGDCVKADRTVTFMMKKAGMCNKIGLSYCGKIIVSNLGVPKTTV, encoded by the coding sequence ATGGAAAGAAATTCTAGGGGTTTTTGGAGCGCTTACGAAGCCAAGCTATTTGATAAAAAAGTTAATGCCCGTATCGGCATTCCGGTTCTGCTGCTTATGGAAAATGCCGGCAGCGCAGTAGCTTATCATGCGCTGCGTATGCTTGGTAAAAGAAAAAAAGTTGTAATTTTCTGCGGGAAGGGGAATAATGGAGGGGACGGTCTGGTAGCTGGCCGTCATCTTGTTTCAATGGGTGTTAAGCCAGATATTTTTATGTTAGGAGGCTCGCATAATTTAAAGAGCGCTTCTTTGGTAAATTTTTTGATTTTAAAGAAATTAGGGCAAAAAATATCAGAATTAAACAGCAATAGTATAAGTCGCTTAAAAAAGACGATTTCATCTTACGATTTGATTATTGACGCCATCTTTGGCGTAGGCCTCAGGAATGAGGTTGGCGGCCTTTATGCCGATGTGATTGGATTAATCAATTCTTCCGGTTGCAGTGTTTTGTCAGTTGATTTACCTTCAGGGATGAATGCAGATACAGGCATGGCCATGGGGGATTGCGTAAAAGCCGACAGGACAGTAACTTTTATGATGAAAAAAGCCGGGATGTGTAATAAAATAGGGCTTAGTTATTGCGGTAAGATAATAGTAAGCAATTTAGGGGTACCGAAAACAACTGTTTAA
- a CDS encoding sodium:calcium symporter: protein MKNRLKRDSWGSRLGVIMAVAGSAIGLGNFLRFPAKAASNGGGAFMIPYFISLFLLGIPLMWVEWTLGRFGGGFEHGTAPGIFHSLLKKNRFIKYFGVIGIFGPLVIFIYYTYIESWTLAYSFFSIVGKYSRIADQGVMQSFLRGFQGLESNIFFNSLGPAYIFFLITFIVNISVIYYGIRSGIERLCKIAMPFLFFCGLILMVRTLTLGAPDALKPDWNVSNGFGFLWNPDFTALKSAKVWLEAAGQIFFTLSVGIGVILTYASYLSKGDDVVLSGLSAASTNEVAEVILGASIIIPAAFTFFGPYQIQEIANSGVFNLGFVTMPLIVNHLPLSELFGFLWFFLLFIAGVTSSVSLAQPAIAFLEDEFDIGRKKAVAIFGVVSFLLCQPAIFFLKNGVVDELDFWGGTFFLVVFATIEVILFAWIFGMEKAWDEIHKGADMRVPQVYKFIIKYITPLFLFAILGMWFWQEWLPIILLKGVSASNMPFIISTRAGLFIILLTLIILVKIAWSRKITASENIR from the coding sequence ATGAAAAATAGATTAAAAAGGGATAGCTGGGGCTCAAGGCTCGGAGTTATTATGGCTGTTGCCGGTTCAGCCATTGGTTTGGGAAATTTTTTAAGGTTTCCTGCCAAGGCAGCTTCTAACGGCGGCGGCGCTTTCATGATCCCTTATTTTATTTCATTATTTTTATTAGGCATACCGCTTATGTGGGTAGAGTGGACCCTGGGGCGGTTCGGAGGGGGGTTTGAGCACGGCACAGCTCCGGGAATATTTCATAGCCTTTTAAAGAAAAACAGATTTATTAAATATTTCGGCGTCATAGGTATATTCGGCCCGCTGGTAATCTTTATTTATTATACCTACATAGAATCTTGGACCCTGGCTTATAGTTTTTTCTCGATTGTTGGGAAATACAGCCGCATAGCAGATCAGGGCGTTATGCAGAGTTTCTTAAGGGGTTTTCAGGGGCTTGAATCAAACATCTTTTTTAATAGCCTTGGGCCCGCATATATCTTTTTTCTCATAACATTTATCGTCAATATAAGCGTCATATATTATGGCATAAGGTCAGGTATAGAAAGATTGTGCAAGATCGCCATGCCTTTTTTGTTCTTCTGCGGGCTTATACTTATGGTGCGTACATTAACCCTGGGAGCACCGGATGCGCTTAAGCCTGACTGGAATGTTTCTAACGGCTTCGGCTTCTTATGGAACCCGGATTTTACGGCATTAAAATCCGCCAAGGTTTGGCTTGAGGCTGCAGGCCAGATATTTTTTACTTTAAGCGTAGGTATAGGTGTCATTTTAACCTACGCAAGTTATCTTTCTAAAGGAGACGATGTAGTTTTGTCCGGCTTGAGCGCGGCCAGCACTAATGAGGTGGCAGAAGTAATATTGGGTGCCAGTATAATCATACCGGCAGCCTTCACATTCTTTGGCCCTTATCAGATACAAGAGATAGCTAATTCAGGAGTTTTTAATCTTGGATTTGTCACAATGCCTTTGATAGTTAACCATCTTCCCTTATCCGAGTTGTTTGGGTTCTTATGGTTCTTTCTTTTGTTTATAGCCGGCGTTACTTCCTCGGTTTCTTTAGCCCAGCCTGCTATCGCTTTTCTTGAAGATGAGTTTGATATCGGCAGAAAAAAAGCGGTAGCAATATTTGGGGTAGTATCATTTTTATTATGCCAGCCGGCAATATTTTTCCTTAAAAACGGCGTTGTTGACGAATTGGATTTCTGGGGGGGGACATTCTTCCTGGTAGTTTTTGCCACTATAGAGGTTATACTTTTTGCCTGGATTTTCGGGATGGAAAAAGCCTGGGATGAGATTCATAAAGGCGCAGATATGAGGGTGCCGCAGGTTTATAAATTTATTATTAAGTACATTACCCCTTTATTTCTGTTTGCAATACTGGGGATGTGGTTTTGGCAGGAATGGCTGCCGATAATACTGCTTAAAGGTGTTTCTGCTTCTAATATGCCTTTTATAATCAGCACCAGGGCGGGGTTATTTATTATATTGCTTACTTTGATAATTTTAGTTAAGATAGCTTGGAGCAGGAAAATAACCGCGTCGGAGAATATAAGATGA
- a CDS encoding DUF3568 family protein, which yields MKRIFCCFVLVMFLCSVISGCAPLIVGAAVGGVAMYAVSKDTIQGETDRDYDSLWNAALLVSRIRGNIKKDDYMKGYIEAEIDSSRVYIRLSRVTSSTIKLRVSARKYHFPNLTLAQDLFVRIVEEAK from the coding sequence ATGAAAAGGATATTTTGTTGTTTTGTCTTGGTTATGTTTTTATGTTCTGTTATTTCCGGATGCGCACCGCTTATAGTCGGTGCCGCAGTCGGCGGAGTAGCTATGTATGCTGTCAGCAAAGATACGATCCAGGGAGAGACCGACCGGGACTATGATTCTTTATGGAATGCCGCGCTGCTGGTATCGCGCATACGCGGGAATATCAAGAAAGACGATTATATGAAAGGGTATATAGAGGCAGAGATTGATTCAAGCAGGGTCTATATCCGGCTTAGCAGGGTAACGAGCTCTACCATTAAACTGCGGGTATCTGCGCGTAAATACCATTTTCCAAATTTAACATTAGCCCAGGATTTATTTGTCAGGATTGTCGAGGAAGCCAAGTGA
- the pssA gene encoding CDP-diacylglycerol--serine O-phosphatidyltransferase, producing the protein MPFSKFNISPGFICQDCRGSQVSNIANFVTFLSLFCGFFSIVFSLEGHFTFACWAIICSVVFDGLDGKVARFISKSSPLGKELDSLVDVICFGLAPAILGYIFVYRNFFIWAFVSLFIYLSCSVMRLAIYNIISGQRHNNYFLGLPTTASGGVLASFILIYRRYADAPAPVTFLFLVVILSVLMVSRIKYPNLSAIRKMTDNYVRPIAAVLIVIFLFLIWFYLRFTVFPAEVIIFVIFSGYLIFSPFLYKKFV; encoded by the coding sequence ATACCATTTTCCAAATTTAACATTAGCCCAGGATTTATTTGTCAGGATTGTCGAGGAAGCCAAGTGAGCAATATAGCTAATTTTGTTACCTTCCTGAGCCTTTTTTGCGGTTTTTTCTCAATAGTCTTTTCGTTAGAAGGCCATTTTACTTTTGCCTGCTGGGCAATAATATGTTCAGTAGTATTTGACGGGCTGGACGGCAAAGTGGCAAGGTTCATATCTAAATCAAGCCCTTTGGGCAAAGAACTGGATTCTTTAGTTGATGTGATATGTTTTGGCCTGGCTCCGGCAATCCTGGGTTACATCTTTGTATATAGAAATTTTTTCATCTGGGCATTTGTTTCTTTATTCATATATCTTTCTTGCAGCGTTATGCGCCTGGCGATATACAACATCATTTCAGGCCAACGGCATAATAATTATTTCCTTGGCTTGCCTACTACTGCTTCAGGAGGCGTTTTAGCTTCGTTTATTTTGATATATAGAAGATATGCAGATGCGCCTGCGCCGGTAACATTTCTTTTTCTTGTGGTTATCCTTTCAGTGCTAATGGTCTCTAGGATAAAATACCCGAATTTAAGCGCAATAAGAAAAATGACGGATAACTATGTGCGCCCTATTGCGGCAGTATTAATAGTTATTTTCTTGTTTTTAATATGGTTCTATCTGCGTTTTACTGTATTCCCGGCTGAAGTAATCATATTTGTTATTTTCTCAGGCTATTTAATATTTTCTCCTTTTCTTTATAAGAAATTTGTGTAA
- a CDS encoding 2,3-diphosphoglycerate-dependent phosphoglycerate mutase — MYKIVLLRHGESTWNKENRFTGWTDVDLSDKGIKEAGKAGQILKKEGFIFDIAFTSVLKRAIRTLWIVLEEMDLMWIPVINSWRLNERHYGSLQGLNKSEMAAKFGDKQVLIWRRSYDVPPPPLEENDERSPKKDPRYKDMDPKDIPLTECLKDTVIRFLPYWHETIAPSIKSGKRVIIAAHGNSLRALVKYLDKVSDEEIVHLNIPTGMPLVYELDKDLKPIKHYYLGDPEEVKKAMEAVAAQGKAKK; from the coding sequence ATGTATAAAATAGTTTTATTGCGCCATGGTGAGAGCACTTGGAATAAGGAAAACAGATTCACCGGATGGACTGATGTGGACCTTTCGGATAAGGGCATTAAAGAAGCCGGAAAAGCCGGCCAGATCCTGAAGAAAGAAGGCTTTATTTTTGATATAGCTTTCACTTCTGTTTTAAAGAGGGCAATACGCACCTTGTGGATCGTCCTTGAGGAAATGGACCTTATGTGGATACCGGTTATAAATTCCTGGAGATTGAATGAGCGGCATTACGGTTCATTGCAGGGTTTAAATAAATCAGAGATGGCTGCAAAATTCGGTGATAAGCAGGTTTTGATCTGGAGAAGAAGTTACGATGTCCCTCCGCCGCCTTTGGAAGAAAATGATGAACGTTCTCCTAAAAAAGACCCGCGTTACAAGGATATGGATCCCAAAGATATACCATTGACAGAATGCCTTAAGGATACCGTTATCCGCTTTCTGCCATATTGGCATGAAACAATCGCCCCGTCAATTAAGTCAGGCAAGCGTGTTATAATAGCCGCTCACGGCAATAGCCTGCGCGCTTTAGTCAAATACCTTGATAAGGTTTCTGATGAAGAGATAGTGCATCTAAATATCCCCACTGGCATGCCTCTTGTTTATGAATTAGATAAGGATTTAAAACCAATTAAGCATTATTATTTAGGAGACCCTGAAGAAGTAAAGAAAGCAATGGAGGCAGTAGCTGCCCAGGGTAAAGCTAAGAAATAG
- a CDS encoding YajQ family cyclic di-GMP-binding protein, whose translation MANFSFDIVSEVDLQEMDNAVNQALKELSQRYDFKGSKATIEYDRKEKKIILIAEDDFKLRSLTDILATRMAKRGISLKALKFNDPEKAFGDQIRQTLEIRMGIDKEKAKELTGIIKNLGFKVQAQIEGEKIKVSSAKKDELQAVIVHLKGLNFSIPLNFCNYR comes from the coding sequence ATGGCAAATTTCTCTTTTGATATTGTTTCTGAGGTAGACTTGCAGGAGATGGATAATGCAGTAAATCAGGCGCTTAAAGAACTAAGCCAGCGCTATGATTTTAAGGGGAGCAAGGCAACTATCGAATACGACAGGAAAGAGAAAAAAATAATTTTAATCGCAGAGGATGATTTTAAATTGCGTTCTCTTACCGATATACTGGCTACCAGGATGGCCAAAAGAGGTATTTCGCTTAAAGCGCTTAAGTTTAATGACCCTGAAAAGGCCTTTGGCGACCAGATAAGGCAGACTTTAGAGATACGCATGGGCATAGACAAAGAGAAAGCAAAAGAGCTTACCGGAATAATAAAGAACCTTGGGTTCAAAGTGCAGGCGCAAATCGAAGGGGAAAAAATAAAAGTCAGTTCTGCAAAAAAAGATGAACTTCAGGCAGTTATTGTGCATCTGAAGGGCTTGAATTTCTCAATTCCGCTTAATTTCTGCAATTATCGTTGA
- a CDS encoding cold shock domain-containing protein → MSKGKVKWFSNQKGYGFITTENGKDVFVHHSAIKGEGYKTLAEGQEVEFDITQGPKGEQATNVTKL, encoded by the coding sequence ATGTCAAAGGGTAAAGTAAAGTGGTTCTCGAACCAAAAGGGTTACGGTTTTATAACTACCGAAAACGGCAAAGATGTCTTTGTCCATCACAGCGCCATAAAGGGCGAGGGATATAAAACCTTAGCTGAAGGCCAAGAGGTAGAATTTGATATCACCCAGGGGCCAAAAGGTGAACAAGCTACTAACGTGACTAAGCTATAA